One region of Anaeromyxobacter paludicola genomic DNA includes:
- the thyX gene encoding FAD-dependent thymidylate synthase, with amino-acid sequence MALEVTLIDYARDPLTKLYGAYRTCYTPKTPNEVWAEIGAGKITPEQIRGFIQERLKTGHASPLEQVVFWFGISGVSRSLSHQFVRHRIGISFEQQSQRYVKYKEERLDYVTPKSFEKTPGMAEEYEKLMAEVTRVYQLALAKGVPAEDARFVLPNATPTNFQVMVNFAELLHIADLRLCWRAQWEIRHMVALMRRAVVKAVPEIGVYLQPKCGDKRTGYCDEPYQDWERCPMGKQRPHKEQIFALFREYKAGNLVPLTEDDLRRVEDDGQE; translated from the coding sequence ATGGCCCTCGAAGTCACGCTCATCGACTACGCCCGCGACCCCCTCACCAAGCTCTACGGCGCCTACCGCACCTGCTACACGCCGAAGACGCCCAACGAGGTCTGGGCCGAGATCGGCGCCGGCAAGATCACGCCCGAGCAGATCCGCGGCTTCATCCAGGAGCGGCTCAAGACCGGCCACGCCTCGCCGCTCGAGCAGGTGGTCTTCTGGTTCGGCATCTCCGGCGTGTCCCGCTCGCTCAGCCACCAGTTCGTGCGCCACCGGATCGGCATCAGCTTCGAGCAGCAGAGCCAGCGCTACGTGAAGTACAAGGAGGAGCGGCTCGACTACGTGACGCCGAAGAGCTTCGAGAAGACGCCCGGCATGGCCGAGGAGTACGAGAAGCTCATGGCCGAGGTGACGCGGGTCTACCAGCTCGCGCTCGCGAAGGGCGTGCCGGCCGAGGACGCCCGCTTCGTCCTCCCCAACGCGACCCCCACCAACTTCCAGGTGATGGTCAACTTCGCCGAGCTCCTGCACATCGCCGATCTGAGGCTCTGCTGGCGGGCGCAGTGGGAGATCCGGCACATGGTCGCGCTCATGCGCCGCGCCGTCGTGAAGGCGGTCCCGGAGATCGGCGTCTACCTGCAGCCCAAGTGCGGCGACAAGCGGACCGGCTACTGCGACGAGCCCTACCAGGACTGGGAGCGGTGCCCGATGGGCAAGCAGCGCCCGCACAAGGAGCAGATCTTCGCGCTGTTCCGCGAGTACAAGGCGGGGAACCTCGTGCCGCTCACCGAGGACGACCTGCGCCGCGTCGAGGACGACGGCCAGGAGTAG
- a CDS encoding acyl-CoA thioesterase, with the protein MTPPDPGPGPAAKLASSSCVEMTELVMPSDANRLGTAFGGKVVSWVDLAAGVAAQRHTRTPCVTASIDQLSFLSPIHVGDVVILRARVNAVFGSSMEIEVEVEAEETTTGERRPCLDAFLTFVSLGADGKPQRAPMLLAVTEDELRRQADAQERRAARLASRRARAVPGAAPR; encoded by the coding sequence ATGACCCCTCCCGATCCAGGCCCGGGGCCCGCGGCCAAGCTCGCCTCCAGCTCGTGCGTCGAGATGACCGAGCTCGTGATGCCGAGCGACGCCAACCGGCTCGGCACGGCCTTCGGCGGCAAGGTGGTGAGCTGGGTGGACCTCGCGGCCGGCGTCGCGGCGCAGCGCCACACGCGGACGCCCTGCGTCACCGCCTCCATCGACCAGCTCTCCTTCCTCTCCCCCATCCACGTGGGCGACGTGGTCATCCTGCGGGCCCGGGTGAACGCCGTCTTCGGCTCCTCGATGGAGATCGAGGTGGAGGTCGAGGCCGAGGAGACCACCACCGGCGAGCGCCGGCCCTGCCTCGACGCCTTCCTCACCTTCGTCTCGCTCGGCGCCGACGGGAAGCCGCAGCGCGCGCCGATGCTCCTCGCCGTCACCGAGGACGAGCTCCGCCGCCAGGCCGACGCCCAGGAGCGGCGGGCGGCCCGGCTGGCGTCCCGGCGGGCCCGCGCCGTCCCGGGGGCGGCGCCTCGTTGA
- the sppA gene encoding signal peptide peptidase SppA, whose translation MTRFVKPLALLAALGLPALAAAQAMTLVERARGTPVGLAVTPEGAASAEEPSGLAVNPAAPGFVGGFALQYFHEQGSARGYLGDGFYTTLPLGPFAPSLSMEWVRPGDGGGSRYRKTGLGLAFSPTPLFSFGLAWNHFSSPDPARDALRSLDVGLTVRPARWLSLGASALDLQARESGRPLPVRYDLGAATRLWNDTLTLSGDLLASDLGRDAFHVTHGALGVRADFPRGYGLQAQVLLPLRDAPGVEGAVVAQLAVTASTAHLGLSSSVSGATEEAGRGWTVGARVSAERYRGLSTVQHSVPVVSLSQALAQPRSLILPLARRDPYGQLLARLDAVRDDETPGLLVRIDDVPLGAARVEELRHKLEQVRARKPVVAYVTGGGNRGYWLATAASAIWAPPSAPLQVNGLASNHPFLRDALARLGVAFDVVAMGRYKNAPDALTRSDMSDAQREVTGSLLDDLHRRQLEAVAAARGLPEARVKELVDVGFFTSERAVQEKLLDEVVWPDELEARLGKVVGGEVRLSEREDRSPPRQAQRWGPRPAVAVIRLEGTIVSGRSRSDPFGVESVAGAETVTRQLRAAAEDGSVKAIVLRVDSPGGDALASDLIWREVVAARRKGKPVVASMGDSAASGGYLAAVGAGEILAEPSTYTGSIGVFVLKPDLSGLLGKLGVKDVVLKRGENADIESPLKTWTPGERRLVEEQISAFYETFLARVVEGRKLSRDEVHAVAQGRVWSGAQALSHKLVDRLGTLDDAIALAKQRAGYRADEDLEVRRVEPELGLAERLSSAVVRAEEPPALLRLAASVPELRAAALLSEMGPMLALPLDWLDGVPPRP comes from the coding sequence ATGACACGGTTCGTGAAGCCGCTCGCGCTCCTCGCCGCGCTCGGCCTGCCGGCGCTCGCCGCCGCCCAGGCCATGACCCTCGTCGAGCGCGCCCGCGGGACGCCGGTGGGGCTCGCGGTGACGCCGGAGGGGGCGGCCAGCGCCGAGGAGCCCTCGGGGCTCGCCGTGAACCCGGCCGCGCCCGGCTTCGTCGGCGGCTTCGCGCTCCAGTACTTCCACGAGCAGGGGAGCGCCCGCGGCTACCTCGGCGACGGCTTCTACACCACGCTCCCGCTCGGCCCCTTCGCGCCCTCGCTCTCCATGGAGTGGGTGCGCCCCGGCGACGGCGGCGGCTCCCGCTACCGCAAGACCGGGCTCGGCCTCGCCTTCTCCCCCACCCCGCTCTTCTCGTTCGGGCTCGCCTGGAACCACTTCTCGTCGCCCGACCCGGCGCGCGACGCGCTGCGGAGCCTCGACGTGGGGCTCACGGTGCGCCCGGCCCGCTGGCTCTCCCTCGGCGCCTCCGCGCTCGACCTGCAGGCGCGCGAGTCGGGCCGGCCGCTGCCGGTCCGCTACGACCTCGGCGCCGCCACGCGGCTCTGGAACGACACCCTCACGCTCTCCGGCGACCTCCTCGCGAGCGACCTCGGGCGGGACGCCTTCCACGTCACCCACGGCGCGCTCGGGGTCCGCGCCGACTTCCCCCGCGGCTACGGCCTGCAGGCGCAGGTGCTGCTGCCGCTGCGCGACGCGCCGGGCGTGGAGGGCGCCGTGGTGGCGCAGCTCGCCGTGACCGCCTCGACCGCGCACCTCGGCCTGAGCTCGTCGGTGTCCGGCGCCACCGAGGAGGCCGGCCGCGGCTGGACCGTGGGCGCCCGCGTCAGCGCCGAGCGGTACCGGGGGCTCTCGACGGTCCAGCACAGCGTGCCGGTGGTGTCGCTCTCGCAGGCGCTCGCGCAGCCCCGCTCGCTCATCCTGCCGCTCGCCCGGCGCGACCCGTACGGCCAGCTCCTGGCCCGGCTCGACGCCGTCCGCGACGACGAGACGCCGGGGCTGCTCGTCCGGATCGACGACGTGCCGCTCGGGGCCGCCCGCGTCGAGGAGCTGCGGCACAAGCTCGAGCAGGTGCGGGCGAGGAAGCCGGTGGTGGCCTACGTGACCGGGGGCGGGAACCGCGGCTACTGGCTCGCCACCGCGGCGAGCGCCATCTGGGCGCCGCCCTCGGCGCCGCTGCAGGTGAACGGCCTCGCCTCGAACCACCCCTTCCTGCGCGACGCGCTCGCCCGGCTCGGCGTCGCCTTCGACGTGGTGGCGATGGGGCGCTACAAGAACGCCCCCGACGCGCTCACCCGCTCGGACATGAGCGACGCGCAGCGCGAGGTGACGGGCTCCCTGCTCGACGACCTGCACCGGCGGCAGCTCGAGGCGGTCGCCGCGGCGCGCGGGCTCCCCGAGGCCCGGGTGAAGGAGCTCGTGGACGTGGGCTTCTTCACGAGCGAGCGGGCGGTGCAGGAGAAGCTGCTCGACGAGGTGGTCTGGCCCGACGAGCTCGAGGCGCGGCTCGGGAAGGTGGTGGGCGGCGAGGTGCGGCTCTCGGAGCGGGAGGACCGCAGCCCGCCCCGGCAGGCGCAGCGCTGGGGGCCGCGCCCCGCGGTGGCGGTGATCCGGCTCGAGGGGACCATCGTCTCCGGGAGGAGCCGCTCGGATCCGTTCGGCGTCGAGAGCGTGGCCGGCGCCGAGACGGTCACGCGGCAGCTCCGCGCCGCCGCCGAGGACGGGAGCGTGAAGGCGATCGTGCTCCGGGTGGACTCGCCCGGCGGCGACGCGCTCGCCTCCGACCTCATCTGGCGCGAGGTGGTGGCCGCCCGCCGCAAGGGCAAGCCGGTGGTGGCCTCGATGGGCGACAGCGCCGCGAGCGGCGGCTACCTGGCCGCGGTCGGGGCCGGGGAGATCCTGGCCGAGCCCTCGACCTACACCGGGTCGATCGGCGTCTTCGTGCTCAAGCCGGACCTGTCCGGGCTCCTCGGCAAGCTCGGGGTGAAGGACGTGGTGCTGAAGCGCGGCGAGAACGCCGACATCGAGTCGCCGCTCAAGACCTGGACGCCCGGCGAGCGGCGGCTGGTGGAGGAGCAGATCTCGGCCTTCTACGAGACCTTCCTGGCCCGGGTGGTCGAGGGGCGCAAGCTCTCCCGCGACGAGGTGCACGCCGTCGCGCAGGGCCGGGTCTGGTCGGGGGCGCAGGCCCTCTCGCACAAGCTCGTGGACCGGCTCGGCACCCTCGACGACGCCATCGCGCTCGCGAAGCAGCGCGCCGGCTACCGCGCCGACGAGGACCTCGAGGTCCGGCGCGTCGAGCCGGAGCTGGGGCTCGCCGAGCGGCTCTCCTCCGCCGTGGTCCGCGCCGAGGAGCCGCCGGCGCTCCTCCGGCTCGCCGCCAGCGTGCCCGAGCTGCGGGCGGCGGCGCTCCTGTCCGAGATGGGCCCGATGCTGGCCCTGCCCCTCGACTGGCTGGACGGCGTCCCCCCACGACCCTGA
- a CDS encoding M13 family metallopeptidase produces MKNRLGAAALCAALLTACRTGAPAPAKPAEAAPLGIDPSIVDRGVSPCDDFYAYACGGWIAKTEIPADKPSWSRGFFELRERNLKELRAIADDEAAGRAAPEDRFADKVGAYYASCMDEPAVEAHGLAELKAEWARLGAVKDPESLLRELARLHRAGVFAAFQLGSQQDARDASQVIAVVSQGGLGLPDRDYYLSTDPRSQEILKQYRAHVARMFALAGRAPTEAEKAAGEVLALETALAGSHYTRTELRDPKRVYNRVDLPGLEKLAPQVDWRRYLAGVGHPGVTAINVTTPRNVEEVGRLVKQASPARWRTYLEWNLLAKATGYRALPKAFVDERFAFSSAAFTGAKELEARWKRCVSLTDGALGEALGEAYVRRHFGPEGKAATTRLVSEIEQSMGQDLAGLAWMDPPTRAQANAKLGKVFNKVGYPDKWRDYARLEVRRGRWLDNALAAEAFEVNRELDKVGKPLDRGEWYMSPPTVNAYYEPALNEMVFPAGILRPPFFTLGAPAAVNYGAIGVVVGHELTHGFDDEGRRYDAEGNLRDWWSPTVDKEFDRRAECVAKQYEAYEPLPGVHLNGHLTLGENIADLGGAKLSYAAHRRALGQRGDAPDASGFTPDQQFFLGFAQSWCQKSRDPYVRMLVTVDPHSPPRFRVNGPLSNLPEFQKAWSCPAGAKMVRAERCEVW; encoded by the coding sequence ATGAAGAATCGCCTCGGCGCCGCCGCCCTCTGCGCGGCGCTCCTCACCGCGTGCCGCACCGGCGCGCCCGCCCCCGCGAAGCCGGCGGAGGCCGCGCCGCTCGGGATCGACCCCTCGATCGTCGATCGCGGCGTGAGCCCCTGCGACGACTTCTACGCCTACGCCTGCGGCGGCTGGATCGCGAAGACCGAGATCCCGGCCGACAAGCCGAGCTGGAGCCGCGGCTTCTTCGAGCTGCGGGAGCGCAACCTGAAGGAGCTCCGGGCCATCGCCGACGACGAGGCCGCCGGCCGCGCCGCGCCGGAGGACCGCTTCGCCGACAAGGTGGGGGCCTACTACGCGAGCTGCATGGACGAGCCGGCGGTCGAGGCGCACGGGCTCGCGGAGCTCAAGGCGGAGTGGGCCAGGCTCGGCGCCGTGAAGGACCCGGAGTCGCTCCTGCGCGAGCTGGCGCGCCTCCACCGCGCGGGGGTCTTCGCGGCCTTCCAGCTCGGCTCGCAGCAGGACGCCAGGGACGCGAGCCAGGTGATCGCGGTGGTGTCGCAGGGCGGCCTCGGCCTGCCCGACCGCGACTACTACCTCTCCACGGATCCCAGGTCGCAGGAGATCCTGAAGCAGTACCGGGCGCACGTGGCCCGCATGTTCGCCCTCGCCGGCCGGGCGCCCACCGAGGCGGAGAAGGCCGCGGGCGAGGTGCTCGCGCTCGAGACCGCCCTCGCCGGCTCCCACTACACCCGGACCGAGCTGCGCGATCCGAAGCGGGTCTACAACCGCGTGGACCTGCCCGGCCTCGAGAAGCTCGCCCCGCAGGTGGACTGGCGGCGCTACCTCGCCGGCGTCGGCCACCCCGGCGTCACCGCGATCAACGTGACCACGCCGCGCAACGTCGAGGAGGTGGGGCGGCTCGTGAAGCAGGCGTCCCCGGCGCGGTGGCGCACCTACCTCGAGTGGAACCTGCTCGCCAAGGCGACCGGGTACCGCGCGCTGCCCAAGGCCTTCGTGGACGAGCGGTTCGCCTTCTCCTCGGCGGCGTTCACCGGCGCCAAGGAGCTCGAGGCGCGCTGGAAGCGGTGCGTGTCGCTCACCGACGGCGCGCTCGGCGAGGCGCTCGGCGAGGCGTACGTGCGCCGCCACTTCGGCCCCGAGGGGAAGGCCGCCACCACCCGGCTGGTCTCGGAGATCGAGCAGTCGATGGGCCAGGACCTCGCCGGTCTCGCCTGGATGGACCCGCCGACCCGCGCCCAGGCGAACGCCAAGCTGGGCAAGGTCTTCAACAAGGTCGGCTATCCCGACAAGTGGCGCGACTACGCCAGGCTCGAGGTGCGGCGCGGCCGCTGGCTCGACAACGCCCTCGCGGCGGAGGCGTTCGAGGTGAACCGGGAGCTCGACAAGGTGGGCAAGCCGCTCGACCGGGGCGAGTGGTACATGAGCCCGCCCACCGTGAACGCCTACTACGAGCCGGCGCTCAACGAGATGGTCTTCCCGGCCGGCATCCTGCGGCCGCCGTTCTTCACCCTGGGGGCGCCCGCGGCCGTGAACTACGGCGCCATCGGCGTGGTGGTCGGGCACGAGCTCACCCACGGCTTCGACGACGAGGGGCGCCGCTACGACGCCGAGGGCAACCTGCGCGACTGGTGGTCGCCCACGGTGGACAAGGAGTTCGACCGTCGCGCCGAGTGCGTGGCGAAGCAGTACGAGGCCTACGAGCCGCTCCCGGGCGTGCACCTCAACGGCCACCTCACGCTCGGCGAGAACATCGCCGACCTCGGCGGCGCGAAGCTGTCGTACGCCGCGCACCGGCGGGCCCTCGGTCAGCGGGGCGACGCGCCCGACGCGAGCGGCTTCACCCCGGACCAGCAGTTCTTCCTCGGCTTCGCCCAGTCCTGGTGCCAGAAGTCGCGCGACCCTTACGTGCGGATGCTCGTCACGGTGGACCCGCACTCGCCGCCGCGGTTCCGGGTGAACGGCCCGCTCTCCAACCTCCCCGAGTTCCAGAAGGCCTGGAGCTGCCCGGCCGGCGCGAAGATGGTGCGGGCCGAGCGGTGCGAGGTCTGGTGA